A portion of the Andreesenia angusta genome contains these proteins:
- a CDS encoding iron-sulfur cluster assembly scaffold protein, translating into MYSEITLEHFKNPRNVGKMDDADSIGMVGDPSCGDTLMMFIKVADEIITDVKYLVFGCAGSIATSSMASTMIVGKSIEDVLKLTDHDVVEALGGLPEDKEHCSNLGIQAVHAAIRNYREKNR; encoded by the coding sequence ATGTATTCAGAAATAACGCTAGAACATTTTAAAAACCCTCGGAATGTAGGAAAGATGGACGATGCCGACTCTATAGGAATGGTGGGTGACCCAAGCTGCGGCGACACTCTTATGATGTTTATAAAAGTAGCTGACGAAATCATAACCGACGTGAAATACCTTGTGTTCGGATGCGCCGGCTCTATAGCTACAAGCAGTATGGCCTCAACTATGATAGTGGGCAAGTCTATAGAAGATGTGCTGAAGCTTACGGACCATGACGTGGTCGAAGCCCTTGGAGGACTTCCTGAGGACAAAGAGCACTGCTCCAATCTTGGAATTCAGGCTGTTCATGCAGCCATCAGAAACTACAGGGAGAAAAATCGCTGA
- a CDS encoding aminopeptidase P family protein has protein sequence MSEKLEILRTEMKKYGVDAYIAPTSDPHQSEYLPEHWKIREWLSGFTGSAGNLVVTSKSAGLWTDGRYFIQAERELEGSGIELFRSGEPRVPAMFDWIAETLENGSTLGIDGRLFSAKQVAGISRKMNGRGIKLKLDCELVDGLWTGRPELPSRKAFIHSLEYSGESRESKLERVRGEMAKVGADTYIISSLDDIAWLYNIRGRDIECNPVVLSYASVERENALLFVDSSKLEEDARLELEDSGVEIRDYQDIEHYVSSLGDSKVYLDSSKLNSRIYNFIPECVRKLEGDDIVERLKAVKNPVQLKNYKDCQERDGVAMVKFLCWLEGALYEERVTEINVAEKIEEYRRMSGFYIEPSFETIAGYKDHGAIVHYKATEDSAYELKREGLLLVDTGGQYLDGTTDITRTISLGNPTADEKRDYTLVLKGHIALSEAVFPHGTTGSKLDSIARLPLWKDGKDYRHGTGHGVGYLLSVHEGPQRISPLHNEVVLEEGMLITNEPGYYKEGHYGIRIENILAVKLERETEYGKYFRFKVMTHCPLELDLVETSLLDGKERSWINHYHREVYRKISPYLEDGERFWLRRKTREI, from the coding sequence GTGTCAGAAAAATTAGAGATTTTGAGAACTGAGATGAAAAAATATGGAGTGGACGCCTATATAGCGCCCACTTCAGACCCGCATCAGAGCGAGTATCTGCCGGAGCACTGGAAGATAAGGGAATGGCTTTCAGGCTTTACAGGCTCGGCTGGGAATCTGGTCGTGACATCTAAAAGTGCAGGACTCTGGACAGATGGCAGGTACTTCATACAGGCTGAGAGAGAGCTTGAAGGGAGTGGAATAGAGCTTTTCAGATCAGGAGAGCCGAGGGTTCCGGCTATGTTCGACTGGATTGCCGAAACACTTGAAAACGGAAGCACACTCGGGATTGACGGAAGGCTTTTTTCAGCAAAGCAAGTTGCCGGGATAAGTCGGAAGATGAATGGAAGAGGGATAAAACTCAAGCTGGACTGTGAACTGGTGGACGGATTGTGGACAGGCCGGCCAGAGCTTCCTAGCCGAAAGGCTTTTATACACAGCTTGGAATATTCGGGTGAGAGCCGTGAATCCAAGCTTGAAAGAGTGCGGGGCGAGATGGCCAAAGTGGGGGCAGACACCTACATAATATCTTCACTGGACGACATAGCCTGGCTCTACAATATAAGGGGAAGGGATATAGAGTGCAACCCCGTAGTCCTGTCTTATGCTTCTGTGGAAAGAGAGAATGCACTGCTATTTGTGGATAGCTCCAAGCTGGAAGAGGACGCAAGGCTTGAGCTTGAAGACTCGGGAGTTGAGATAAGAGACTACCAAGACATAGAGCATTACGTTTCGTCACTGGGAGATTCTAAAGTGTATCTGGACAGCTCCAAGCTAAACAGTCGAATATACAATTTCATACCGGAATGTGTAAGAAAGCTTGAAGGAGACGATATAGTGGAGAGGCTTAAGGCCGTGAAAAACCCTGTGCAGCTTAAGAACTACAAGGACTGCCAGGAGCGGGATGGCGTTGCCATGGTGAAGTTCCTCTGCTGGCTTGAAGGGGCTCTTTACGAGGAACGAGTCACAGAGATAAATGTTGCAGAGAAGATAGAGGAGTACAGACGAATGTCGGGGTTTTACATAGAGCCGAGCTTTGAGACTATAGCAGGCTACAAGGACCATGGGGCCATAGTCCACTACAAGGCTACGGAGGATTCTGCCTACGAGCTGAAGAGAGAGGGACTTCTGCTTGTGGACACAGGCGGACAGTATCTAGACGGGACAACGGATATAACCAGGACGATTTCACTCGGAAATCCGACAGCGGACGAGAAACGGGACTATACGCTTGTGTTGAAAGGTCATATAGCTCTTTCGGAGGCCGTTTTTCCGCATGGAACTACTGGCTCTAAATTGGACTCTATAGCTAGGCTTCCGCTCTGGAAAGACGGCAAAGACTACAGACACGGTACAGGCCATGGCGTGGGATATCTGCTGAGCGTCCACGAAGGACCACAGCGAATCTCACCGCTGCACAACGAGGTGGTGCTGGAGGAGGGTATGCTGATTACAAATGAGCCTGGATACTACAAGGAAGGGCATTACGGCATAAGGATAGAGAATATACTGGCCGTGAAGCTTGAAAGAGAGACAGAGTACGGAAAGTACTTCAGGTTCAAGGTGATGACCCACTGCCCTCTTGAGCTTGACTTGGTGGAGACAAGCCTTCTAGACGGGAAAGAGCGAAGCTGGATAAACCACTACCACAGGGAGGTCTACAGAAAGATATCGCCTTATTTGGAAGATGGGGAGAGATTCTGGCTTAGGAGAAAGACGAGAGAAATTTAA
- a CDS encoding MBL fold metallo-hydrolase, translated as MYFKRIFTPGLSHYSYMVGDGGEIAVIDPMRDVGVYIEEARKANKKITHIFETHRNEDYISGSMELSEKTGAEIYISKYEDLGHVYGEKIGEDDEFRIGKLRIAPIHTPGHTLGHLSYVLYMGDVPYMAFVGDTLFWGDLGRTDFYGEDRLVEMTAHLYDSIFEKLFSLGDHVLMMPAHGAGSACGGAIEERDCSTLGYERKENPALQVDSKEEFVEKHSYMRLKAPYFEKMELCNVEGAAYLPGEVISNVLSLEDIQREDYTVVDIRSREAYSGKHIERSIFTSTKILSAYLGWIVDTEDPIVLLVDGLKDEELKTAYWTARRMGYDNIVGILGEGTVKSLEIEDTGLKSTKEIGAKEYLEMHREMLVLDVRREEEVEEDYPYMNRLNIPLQLLKERVGELSSEKEIAVICGSGERATVACSIMERAGIDGTVVAGGVKGIASQLKDRD; from the coding sequence ATGTACTTCAAGAGAATTTTCACACCAGGACTTTCACACTACTCCTATATGGTGGGAGATGGAGGCGAAATCGCAGTCATAGATCCCATGAGAGATGTGGGAGTTTATATAGAAGAGGCCAGAAAGGCCAACAAGAAAATAACTCATATATTTGAAACGCACAGAAACGAAGACTATATATCCGGCTCTATGGAGCTTTCGGAAAAAACAGGAGCCGAGATATACATATCTAAATACGAAGATCTAGGACACGTATATGGGGAGAAAATCGGTGAAGATGACGAGTTCAGAATAGGCAAGCTGAGGATAGCGCCAATCCATACACCAGGTCACACACTGGGACATCTGTCCTATGTGCTGTACATGGGAGATGTGCCTTATATGGCGTTTGTGGGAGACACCCTCTTCTGGGGAGACCTAGGCAGGACAGACTTCTACGGGGAAGACAGGCTGGTAGAGATGACTGCTCATCTTTACGACAGTATATTTGAGAAGCTGTTTTCACTTGGAGACCATGTGCTTATGATGCCAGCCCATGGAGCTGGATCTGCCTGCGGAGGGGCGATAGAGGAAAGAGATTGCTCCACTTTAGGCTATGAGAGAAAGGAAAACCCGGCGCTTCAGGTTGATTCAAAAGAGGAGTTTGTAGAGAAGCACAGCTATATGAGGCTTAAAGCCCCTTATTTTGAGAAGATGGAATTGTGCAATGTAGAGGGTGCTGCATATTTACCTGGAGAAGTGATTTCAAACGTTTTAAGTCTTGAGGATATACAGCGAGAAGACTATACTGTAGTGGATATAAGAAGCAGAGAAGCCTATTCCGGAAAACATATAGAGAGAAGCATATTTACAAGTACGAAGATACTCAGCGCATACCTTGGATGGATTGTAGATACAGAGGATCCTATAGTGCTTCTTGTAGATGGGCTGAAAGATGAAGAATTGAAAACGGCCTACTGGACAGCCAGAAGAATGGGGTATGACAATATAGTGGGAATACTTGGTGAAGGCACTGTTAAAAGCTTGGAGATAGAAGATACAGGGCTTAAATCGACAAAGGAAATTGGAGCCAAGGAGTACCTTGAAATGCACAGAGAGATGCTGGTGCTTGACGTAAGACGAGAAGAGGAAGTCGAAGAGGATTACCCTTATATGAATAGATTGAATATACCGCTTCAGCTGCTTAAAGAGAGAGTGGGCGAACTGAGCAGCGAGAAGGAAATAGCAGTTATATGTGGATCGGGAGAGCGCGCGACAGTGGCATGTTCTATAATGGAGAGAGCTGGAATAGACGGAACAGTCGTGGCTGGAGGTGTGAAGGGCATAGCTTCGCAGCTTAAAGACAGAGATTGA
- the mgtA gene encoding magnesium-translocating P-type ATPase, producing MHAATTGGITSMSKKLKNNLKFIFITITIGIVLYEGRMELASIRAAEIGSVLKSLPMKKIIFFMAGGLLTVAISYIREIIISRELSIELKGIKVFKIAFISNAINNISGGFSSAGVRMLFYSKEGVPAKEAAYYNILAVASFSTGLSALIWTALLNLKNIRLIFERYEYVLIAVAVLILYTPLFFMINKFKWLKKKLLGKIGDEEIDYSLLKNLFMSSILEWTVSAMFFSAISLYFSPHSSFMDIFSIFIVSSAVGVASLVPGAIGTFDVTLLLGMSLINVDTHNAIVSLIMFRLFYHIIPVAVALVLTGSLFLERLKSKRRTLSIGGITMTDKDSIKYWSIPLEKVLKYLGSHESGLTSEEAKIRLEKDGYNSLEKQNKTSQLMLFTSQFKNPIIVILLIATVISWVTGEWIDALIILLIVLASSIMSFLQEYSASNAIEELRAKVQATSIVVRDKKPLSIPSSEVVSGDIVNLSTGSLIPADGILLKSDDFFVNQSILTGESLPVRKQEGTAVEVSSIEERKNCVFMGTNVQSGNAVMLVVKTGQDTEFGQIAKKLSLRSPETEFEKGVRHFGYLLTQIMLILTLSVFAINVIFKRPAIESLLFSVALAVGITPQLLPAIISITLSKGSRTMAKEGVIVRRLAAIENFGSMDVLCTDKTGTLTEGVIKLDDTVDISGNHSEAVFRLAYINAAMQSGMVNSLDSTITSSRAMDIGNIKKIGEIPFDFTRERLSVIVGEEDECTMIVKGAFSKVLEICSHFEIEGVQRKMDDSTLKEIHSLYSDWSNSGIRVLGVAKKPVSIKTDYVVEDEKDMIFKGFILLIDHPKPDVANTIEDLQSKGVSLRVITGDNKLIAMHTAESVGLKITGVITGSELISLSDEALWSKVESVNLFAEVDPNQKERIILALKKNSHVVGYMGDGINDVPALHAADVSISVDNAVDVAKESADFVLMENSLKVLKRGIELGRTTFTNTLKYILVTTSANFGNMFSMAGLSLFLPFLPLLPKQILMINFLSDFPAIMIANDSVDRDMLDKPRKWDIRFIRSFMFTFGIISSIFDYLTFAVLFIGFKAQQEVFQSSWFVLSILTELLILIVMRTQKPFFKSKPAPSLLYASIIVGAISIALPYTPIGGLLSLSPISPTILASLIVIAFLYILVTEIAKRYFYRIHNKD from the coding sequence ATGCATGCAGCTACAACTGGAGGAATTACTTCTATGTCAAAGAAACTTAAGAATAATTTGAAGTTTATATTCATAACAATCACCATAGGAATTGTCCTATATGAAGGACGGATGGAGCTGGCTTCAATAAGGGCAGCAGAAATTGGTTCAGTATTAAAGTCCTTGCCTATGAAGAAAATAATTTTTTTCATGGCAGGGGGACTTTTGACTGTGGCCATTTCATACATACGAGAGATTATTATCTCAAGAGAGCTTAGTATAGAGCTTAAAGGGATTAAAGTTTTCAAAATAGCCTTTATTTCGAATGCCATAAACAATATTTCAGGTGGATTTTCTAGCGCTGGCGTAAGAATGCTGTTCTACTCTAAAGAAGGAGTTCCAGCAAAGGAAGCTGCTTATTACAACATATTGGCCGTAGCTTCTTTTTCAACGGGACTATCTGCATTGATTTGGACAGCCTTATTAAATCTGAAGAATATACGACTTATTTTTGAAAGGTATGAGTATGTTCTAATTGCTGTAGCAGTGCTGATTCTATATACGCCTCTTTTTTTTATGATAAATAAATTTAAATGGCTTAAGAAAAAACTGCTCGGGAAAATTGGCGATGAAGAAATAGACTACAGTCTTTTGAAAAATCTATTTATGTCTTCGATACTTGAATGGACAGTATCAGCGATGTTCTTTTCAGCTATATCATTATATTTTAGTCCGCATTCAAGTTTTATGGATATATTCAGTATTTTCATAGTTTCTTCAGCGGTAGGAGTGGCAAGTCTTGTGCCGGGAGCGATTGGAACTTTTGACGTAACTCTTTTGCTGGGGATGTCGTTGATAAATGTGGATACCCACAACGCCATCGTTTCTCTTATTATGTTTAGACTGTTTTATCACATAATACCCGTGGCAGTAGCTTTAGTTTTGACAGGCTCACTTTTCTTGGAAAGGCTTAAAAGTAAGCGTCGTACATTGTCTATAGGAGGAATTACAATGACGGATAAAGATAGTATTAAATACTGGAGTATACCTTTGGAAAAAGTTTTGAAATATCTTGGTTCGCATGAGAGTGGACTAACATCTGAGGAGGCTAAAATCCGACTAGAAAAGGATGGCTATAACTCTCTGGAAAAGCAAAACAAGACTTCTCAGCTTATGCTGTTTACAAGCCAATTTAAAAATCCTATTATAGTGATTCTGCTTATTGCCACAGTCATTTCATGGGTTACAGGGGAGTGGATAGATGCTCTTATTATTTTGCTGATAGTCTTGGCAAGCTCTATAATGAGCTTTTTGCAGGAGTATAGCGCCAGCAATGCAATAGAAGAGTTGCGAGCAAAAGTTCAAGCTACTTCGATAGTAGTTCGTGACAAAAAACCTCTTAGCATACCTTCAAGTGAAGTTGTTTCTGGGGACATAGTAAATCTTTCGACAGGAAGCCTCATACCAGCAGATGGCATTCTGTTGAAAAGCGATGACTTCTTTGTAAACCAGTCAATATTGACAGGGGAGTCGCTCCCAGTCAGAAAGCAAGAAGGAACAGCAGTTGAAGTCTCAAGCATTGAAGAACGTAAAAACTGTGTTTTCATGGGTACAAACGTTCAAAGTGGAAATGCAGTTATGCTGGTCGTAAAGACTGGGCAGGATACTGAGTTTGGACAGATAGCTAAAAAGCTTTCGCTGCGCTCACCGGAAACTGAATTTGAAAAAGGAGTGCGTCATTTCGGCTATTTGCTGACGCAGATAATGCTTATTCTGACCTTGAGCGTTTTTGCCATAAACGTAATCTTCAAAAGGCCTGCCATTGAGTCGTTGCTGTTTTCAGTAGCCCTGGCAGTGGGAATAACGCCTCAGCTTTTGCCGGCTATAATCAGCATAACTCTATCTAAGGGATCTAGAACTATGGCAAAGGAAGGAGTTATAGTCCGCAGGTTGGCTGCAATCGAAAACTTTGGCAGCATGGATGTGCTGTGTACAGATAAAACAGGGACATTGACAGAAGGCGTAATAAAGCTAGATGACACGGTAGATATCAGCGGGAATCACTCTGAAGCTGTATTCAGACTGGCCTATATAAACGCTGCAATGCAATCAGGCATGGTAAATTCTCTCGATAGCACTATTACAAGCTCTCGAGCCATGGACATAGGCAATATAAAGAAAATTGGGGAGATCCCTTTCGACTTCACCCGTGAAAGACTCAGTGTAATTGTAGGTGAAGAAGACGAGTGTACTATGATTGTGAAAGGTGCATTCAGTAAAGTTTTGGAGATATGCAGTCACTTTGAGATTGAAGGCGTCCAGAGAAAAATGGATGACTCGACGCTAAAAGAGATTCACAGCCTTTACTCAGATTGGAGCAACAGTGGAATCCGTGTTCTGGGAGTAGCAAAAAAGCCTGTTTCAATTAAGACAGACTATGTAGTAGAAGATGAAAAAGATATGATCTTTAAAGGATTTATACTTCTAATAGACCATCCAAAGCCCGATGTGGCAAATACGATTGAAGACCTCCAGTCGAAAGGAGTCAGCCTGAGAGTGATCACTGGCGACAACAAGCTTATTGCTATGCATACAGCCGAATCAGTTGGATTGAAAATCACAGGAGTTATAACGGGGTCAGAGCTGATATCATTAAGTGACGAGGCTCTTTGGAGCAAGGTTGAGAGTGTAAATCTGTTTGCAGAAGTTGATCCTAATCAAAAAGAGCGTATTATTCTGGCTTTAAAGAAAAACAGTCATGTAGTCGGATATATGGGAGACGGTATAAACGACGTTCCAGCGCTCCATGCAGCCGATGTAAGCATCTCTGTCGACAATGCCGTAGATGTCGCAAAAGAGTCTGCAGATTTTGTACTTATGGAAAATAGCTTAAAGGTGTTAAAACGCGGAATAGAGCTTGGACGGACAACATTTACTAATACTTTAAAGTATATTTTGGTTACGACGAGTGCCAACTTTGGAAACATGTTCAGTATGGCGGGGCTGTCGCTTTTCTTGCCATTTCTTCCGCTTCTTCCAAAACAAATACTTATGATAAATTTTTTAAGTGATTTTCCGGCAATTATGATTGCAAATGATTCTGTTGATCGTGATATGTTGGACAAGCCTAGAAAATGGGATATAAGGTTTATTCGAAGCTTCATGTTTACTTTCGGGATAATCAGCTCTATATTTGACTACCTGACATTTGCGGTTTTGTTTATTGGCTTCAAAGCCCAACAAGAAGTCTTTCAGAGCAGCTGGTTTGTACTTTCGATTTTAACTGAGCTATTGATACTTATAGTCATGAGGACACAAAAGCCATTTTTCAAAAGCAAGCCGGCTCCATCACTGCTCTACGCATCAATTATTGTAGGGGCTATTTCAATAGCTTTGCCTTACACCCCGATAGGAGGACTTCTAAGCTTAAGTCCTATCAGTCCGACAATACTTGCTTCACTGATTGTAATAGCATTTCTCTACATCTTAGTTACTGAAATTGCAAAGCGCTATTTTTATAGAATACACAATAAAGATTAA
- a CDS encoding MBL fold metallo-hydrolase RNA specificity domain-containing protein, giving the protein MKIKFLGAAMSVTGSCHLVTTDKYKFLLDCGQFQGDKILEQLNFKDLEFDPAELDFMVLSHAHVDHCGRIPLLTNLGFKGKIYCTHATSDLTEIMLKDSGHIHEVEAEWANKKAMRQGRNTVVPLFTVEDAIRSLQHLSPIGYDKSIDINQDITIRLQDAGHILGSSIVELWVKEGEKSSKLVFSGDLGTKDKPILRDPVKIEEADYLIMETTYGNRVHEPSKQSLDKLIKIILKTIRRGGTVVIPSFAVGRTQELVYHLNRYYDQDEECKRVLRDVMVYVDSPMATNATEVFRKHAEVFDEETKNLILSGDNPLDFKNLRFTRSSEESRQLNYTKEPKIIISASGMCDEGRIKHHLKHNLWNPKSSIIIIGYQAEGTLGKFILDGNKDVRIFGENIHIKAEIHNLEGFSGHADRDDLLEWLSGFKSMPKKVFLLHGEEEAKHAFADTVKQALLYECTVVEDVSEYDLESDVRLSIKDTRSKASIGSQIIKAKDKLYSIHNDFEDIINLATEKTMNDEKMNEASNMILRIEEMVLKLKSLMGEGD; this is encoded by the coding sequence ATGAAAATTAAATTTTTAGGTGCAGCAATGTCTGTTACAGGATCGTGTCATCTAGTTACCACTGATAAATACAAGTTTCTATTGGACTGTGGCCAGTTTCAAGGTGATAAAATACTAGAGCAGTTGAATTTTAAAGATCTTGAGTTTGATCCAGCAGAACTTGACTTTATGGTTTTAAGCCATGCTCATGTTGACCACTGCGGAAGGATACCTCTACTGACAAACTTGGGATTTAAGGGGAAGATATACTGCACTCATGCCACTTCAGATTTAACAGAGATCATGCTTAAAGACAGCGGACATATTCACGAGGTGGAAGCTGAGTGGGCCAATAAAAAGGCAATGCGACAAGGAAGAAACACTGTAGTACCGCTTTTTACAGTGGAAGATGCAATCAGGTCACTTCAACACCTATCCCCAATCGGGTATGACAAGAGTATAGATATAAACCAGGACATAACCATAAGACTTCAGGATGCGGGGCATATACTAGGGTCATCTATAGTGGAGCTGTGGGTCAAAGAGGGTGAAAAGAGCTCTAAACTTGTATTTTCAGGTGACTTGGGAACCAAAGACAAGCCAATACTAAGAGATCCTGTGAAAATAGAAGAAGCTGACTACTTAATTATGGAAACAACATATGGAAACAGAGTCCACGAACCAAGCAAGCAAAGCTTGGATAAGCTTATAAAGATTATACTCAAGACAATAAGAAGAGGCGGAACTGTTGTAATTCCTTCCTTTGCTGTAGGAAGAACACAGGAGCTGGTATACCATCTAAACAGATACTACGATCAAGATGAGGAATGCAAGCGTGTATTGAGAGATGTAATGGTTTATGTTGACAGCCCAATGGCCACCAATGCCACTGAAGTGTTCAGGAAACACGCAGAGGTATTTGATGAGGAGACTAAGAATTTAATCTTGTCAGGCGACAATCCTCTTGATTTCAAGAATCTTAGGTTTACAAGGTCGAGTGAAGAATCTAGGCAACTCAATTATACAAAAGAACCGAAGATAATTATATCAGCAAGCGGGATGTGCGATGAAGGCAGGATAAAGCATCATTTGAAGCATAACCTCTGGAATCCTAAGTCAAGCATAATAATCATAGGGTACCAGGCGGAAGGTACACTTGGAAAATTTATTTTAGATGGAAATAAAGATGTCCGAATATTTGGAGAAAACATACACATAAAAGCCGAAATTCACAACTTGGAAGGTTTCTCTGGCCATGCAGATAGAGACGATTTGCTGGAGTGGCTTTCGGGCTTCAAATCCATGCCTAAGAAGGTTTTTCTTTTGCACGGGGAAGAGGAAGCAAAACACGCATTTGCGGATACTGTCAAACAAGCTCTTTTGTACGAATGCACAGTTGTGGAAGATGTATCGGAATATGATCTTGAGTCGGATGTCAGACTGAGCATCAAAGATACAAGAAGTAAAGCTTCTATTGGTTCTCAGATAATTAAGGCCAAGGACAAGCTCTATAGTATCCACAATGACTTTGAAGACATAATTAATCTTGCTACAGAAAAAACAATGAATGATGAGAAGATGAACGAGGCTTCAAATATGATTTTAAGAATTGAAGAGATGGTATTAAAGCTTAAATCACTTATGGGCGAAGGGGATTAG
- a CDS encoding GntR family transcriptional regulator, which translates to MSKVGIKKVSKMTTVQKILESLRDYINSTERPVLPNEDELAKQLGVSRLTVREAITVLEREGSVSRVQGKGTLVNSFVTKLENRVDLGSDIEGVLRNHGYDVKFEVADFEFRVADDAEVSKLNLEEGDEILVVKKLLYANDIVAAVYIDRVPEKLLNTKDIDKKRFEPSIFPVVEELCGCSITHDVLEISPAVADKELSNLFKVSENTPLLAFDVLEYTKDSVALMYNTEYYTAEFISFTLCRNVAYKA; encoded by the coding sequence ATGAGCAAAGTGGGTATTAAAAAGGTAAGCAAAATGACTACAGTCCAAAAGATACTTGAAAGTCTGAGGGACTATATAAACAGTACAGAGAGGCCCGTGCTGCCCAATGAAGATGAGCTTGCAAAGCAGCTGGGAGTGAGCAGGCTCACTGTAAGAGAGGCTATAACAGTGCTTGAAAGAGAGGGTTCGGTTTCGAGGGTTCAGGGAAAAGGAACGCTTGTGAACTCATTTGTGACAAAGCTGGAAAACAGAGTGGACCTTGGAAGCGATATAGAAGGCGTGCTGAGAAACCACGGATATGATGTGAAGTTTGAAGTGGCAGATTTTGAATTTAGAGTGGCAGATGATGCTGAGGTTTCAAAGCTGAACCTTGAAGAGGGAGATGAAATCTTAGTTGTAAAGAAGCTTCTCTACGCAAACGACATAGTTGCAGCTGTGTATATAGATAGGGTTCCTGAAAAACTGCTAAATACAAAGGATATAGATAAAAAGAGGTTCGAGCCAAGCATCTTCCCTGTGGTGGAAGAGCTCTGCGGTTGCAGCATAACACACGACGTTTTGGAAATATCCCCTGCAGTGGCGGACAAGGAACTTTCAAATCTATTCAAGGTTTCTGAGAATACACCATTGCTTGCCTTTGACGTATTGGAGTATACAAAAGATAGCGTTGCACTTATGTACAACACAGAGTACTATACTGCGGAGTTCATATCATTTACACTCTGTAGGAACGTGGCCTATAAGGCCTAA
- a CDS encoding 8-oxoguanine deaminase, with product MSLFIKNIKTLVTCDDKDSVKENVNIFIDNGVIVNIGSEIFEADEVIDAKGMIVYPGLVNTHHHLYQTFTRNLPQVQNMELFDWLKTLYEIWKGLSPDSIKYSSFVGMGELMKHGCTTCFDHHYVFPRDTSGELIDIQFEAAKELGIRMHASRGSMSLSKKDGGLPPDSVVQTVDEILADSERLIKKYHDSSRNSMTQIALAPCSPFSVTGDLMKESAVLARKYGVRLHTHLAETLDEESFTVEKFGMRPLDYMESLGWIGEDVWFAHGIHFNDEELKRLAKTKTGVAHCPISNMKLSSGIARISEMIDMDIPVGLAVDGSASNDGSNMLEEIRVAYLLHRLSSSDKAPTGYDILKLATRGGARVLGRNDIGILEEGKAGDLFMIDSNKLSHVGTQYDPKSLLGTVGITGEVDCTVVNGRIVVKDGKLVGVDEELVVAKANEEVEKLISR from the coding sequence ATGTCGCTTTTTATAAAAAACATAAAGACGCTTGTGACTTGCGACGACAAGGACAGCGTAAAAGAGAACGTAAATATCTTTATAGATAATGGAGTCATAGTGAATATAGGGAGCGAGATTTTCGAAGCAGATGAAGTTATAGACGCTAAGGGCATGATAGTCTACCCAGGGCTTGTAAATACGCATCATCACCTATATCAGACTTTTACAAGAAATCTGCCACAGGTTCAAAATATGGAGCTTTTCGACTGGCTTAAAACACTATACGAAATATGGAAAGGGCTGAGTCCGGACTCCATAAAGTACAGTTCTTTTGTCGGCATGGGAGAGCTTATGAAGCACGGGTGCACCACTTGCTTTGACCACCACTATGTATTTCCTAGAGATACAAGCGGGGAGCTTATAGACATTCAGTTTGAGGCTGCAAAAGAGCTTGGAATCAGGATGCATGCGTCAAGAGGGAGTATGTCGCTTAGCAAGAAAGACGGAGGACTTCCGCCGGACTCGGTAGTACAGACTGTAGACGAGATACTGGCAGATTCAGAGAGACTTATAAAGAAATACCACGATTCAAGCCGAAACTCTATGACTCAGATTGCCCTTGCACCATGCTCTCCTTTTAGTGTTACAGGGGATCTTATGAAAGAGTCCGCAGTGCTTGCCAGAAAATACGGTGTAAGGCTACACACTCATCTCGCAGAGACATTGGATGAAGAATCTTTTACTGTTGAAAAATTTGGAATGAGACCACTAGACTATATGGAAAGCTTGGGGTGGATAGGTGAAGACGTCTGGTTTGCACATGGAATTCACTTCAACGACGAAGAGCTCAAGAGGCTTGCCAAGACCAAGACAGGAGTGGCCCACTGTCCTATATCCAATATGAAGCTTTCATCGGGGATAGCCAGGATTTCAGAGATGATAGATATGGACATACCTGTAGGGCTGGCTGTAGATGGAAGCGCAAGCAACGACGGATCAAATATGCTGGAGGAAATAAGGGTTGCGTACCTCCTTCACAGACTTAGTTCGAGCGACAAGGCTCCGACTGGATACGATATACTGAAGCTCGCCACAAGAGGAGGAGCTAGAGTTCTTGGAAGAAACGATATAGGCATTTTAGAAGAGGGGAAAGCGGGAGATCTGTTTATGATAGACTCCAACAAGCTTAGTCATGTCGGAACTCAGTACGATCCAAAGTCACTCCTAGGAACTGTTGGAATTACTGGGGAGGTTGACTGCACTGTTGTAAACGGCAGAATAGTTGTAAAAGATGGAAAGCTGGTTGGAGTTGACGAAGAGCTTGTTGTAGCCAAGGCAAATGAAGAAGTTGAGAAGTTGATAAGTCGTTAA